From one Deinococcus aetherius genomic stretch:
- a CDS encoding S8 family peptidase, which yields MRMNPKAIPVPGLTCLGLTCLLAACGGGGGGGTTPGTATSSISGIISSPGSLGSAALGGALPHAAPRWSGRWSGASWWTDPAAVRAKREARGVGPEGIIPGEFIVKRRGSLGAQALEPLRVGDTSLRLSRSLGLPGVGLYRVTAGAGTDAAGIVRELAARADVEYAEPNRLLHALRTPNDTYFPFQWDAQAMRLPAAWDQTTGKAVTVAVVDTGIVNHPDLAGRLLPGLDMVQDVDNAGDGDGIDANPTDEGGDTGYHGTHVAGTIAAASNNGAGVAGVSWGARIVPVRVLGTSGGGTLDDIVVGTFWAAGGQVEGLPANPNPARVVNLSLGGPGQCSDVQRDLFRALADNGVVAVVAAGNDDKDAGGYTPASCPNVITVGAVGPDGKRAYYSNYGARVDVMAPGGNTRLKLDIGGQKVPGGILSTVAAVEDGKLVATYDVYEGTSMAAPHVAGLVALMKGEQPNLTTAQTLARLRATSTPLSGADCGVAGGCGAGLVNAAAALSGSGTPAPAPTPPPTPTPVGEIQTLVAAFYVLPSGYDEDRSRAALVNQETLRNSYKLGGLEPGRYNVAAWQDLDGDEEVDDGEPFGIYFDPVNKTANVTVDNVARNIIGIDIDLEPYRATSQAQRAARAPGAQGALAAAAQARAASR from the coding sequence ATGCGCATGAACCCCAAGGCGATCCCGGTGCCCGGCCTGACCTGCTTGGGCCTGACCTGTCTGCTCGCGGCGTGCGGCGGAGGCGGGGGCGGCGGCACGACCCCCGGCACGGCGACAAGCTCCATCTCGGGCATCATCTCGTCGCCCGGGTCCCTGGGGAGCGCGGCGCTCGGCGGGGCGCTGCCCCACGCCGCCCCCCGGTGGTCGGGCCGGTGGTCGGGCGCCTCCTGGTGGACCGACCCGGCGGCGGTGCGGGCGAAGCGGGAGGCGCGCGGGGTGGGCCCGGAGGGGATCATTCCCGGGGAGTTCATCGTGAAGCGGCGCGGGAGTCTCGGCGCGCAGGCGCTCGAACCCCTGCGGGTGGGGGACACCTCGCTGCGGCTGTCGCGGTCCCTCGGGCTGCCGGGCGTGGGGCTGTACCGGGTCACGGCAGGCGCGGGGACGGACGCCGCCGGGATCGTGCGGGAGCTGGCGGCGCGGGCCGACGTGGAGTACGCCGAGCCCAACCGCCTCCTGCACGCGCTGCGCACGCCCAACGACACCTACTTCCCGTTCCAGTGGGACGCGCAGGCGATGCGGCTCCCGGCGGCGTGGGACCAGACGACCGGCAAGGCGGTGACGGTGGCGGTGGTGGACACGGGCATCGTGAACCACCCCGACCTCGCGGGCCGCCTCCTGCCGGGGCTCGACATGGTGCAGGACGTGGACAACGCGGGGGACGGCGACGGCATCGACGCGAACCCCACCGACGAGGGCGGGGACACCGGCTACCACGGCACCCACGTCGCGGGCACCATCGCCGCCGCGAGCAACAACGGGGCCGGGGTCGCGGGCGTGAGCTGGGGCGCGAGGATCGTGCCCGTCCGCGTGCTGGGCACCTCGGGGGGCGGCACCCTCGACGACATCGTCGTCGGCACCTTCTGGGCGGCGGGCGGGCAGGTCGAGGGCCTGCCCGCCAACCCCAACCCGGCCAGGGTCGTCAACCTCAGCCTCGGCGGGCCGGGCCAGTGCAGCGACGTGCAGCGCGACCTCTTCAGGGCGCTCGCCGACAACGGCGTGGTCGCGGTCGTCGCTGCGGGCAACGACGACAAGGACGCGGGGGGCTACACTCCGGCGAGCTGCCCGAATGTGATCACGGTGGGCGCGGTCGGCCCCGACGGCAAGCGGGCGTACTACTCCAACTACGGCGCGCGGGTGGACGTGATGGCCCCGGGCGGCAACACCCGGCTCAAGCTCGACATCGGCGGCCAGAAGGTTCCCGGCGGCATCCTCAGCACCGTCGCCGCCGTGGAGGACGGCAAGCTCGTGGCGACCTACGACGTCTACGAGGGCACCTCGATGGCCGCGCCCCACGTCGCCGGGCTGGTGGCGCTCATGAAGGGCGAGCAGCCGAACCTGACGACCGCGCAGACGCTCGCGCGGCTGAGGGCCACGAGCACGCCGCTGAGTGGCGCGGACTGTGGGGTGGCCGGGGGCTGTGGCGCCGGGCTGGTGAACGCGGCGGCGGCCCTGAGCGGGTCCGGCACCCCCGCGCCAGCCCCCACTCCCCCGCCGACGCCGACCCCGGTGGGCGAGATCCAGACCCTCGTCGCCGCCTTCTACGTGCTGCCGAGCGGCTACGACGAGGACCGCAGCCGCGCCGCCCTGGTGAATCAGGAGACGCTGCGCAACAGCTACAAGCTGGGGGGGCTGGAGCCGGGCCGCTACAACGTGGCCGCGTGGCAGGACCTCGACGGCGACGAGGAGGTGGACGACGGCGAACCCTTCGGCATCTACTTCGACCCCGTAAACAAGACTGCCAACGTGACCGTCGACAACGTCGCCCGCAACATCATCGGCATCGACATCGACCTGGAGCCCTACCGCGCTACGAGTCAGGCGCAGAGGGCGGCCAGGGCTCCCGGCGCACAGGGAGCGCTCGCGGCGGCGGCGCAGGCCCGCGCGGCCTCCCGCTGA
- a CDS encoding Nif3-like dinuclear metal center hexameric protein yields MSARLDDLARWLHVHLGEPRPLFRPGPPEVAALGLALEPADLPQRPDVDALFLHRALRLGEAFPTLGVLNAHDGFDLQLTTGPNLRLVGRLGWREVRPLFWQGRPVGLTATPPEQEWRAFHRALTEEMRGEDRSWAPVDTSFVRVALMNAMNPDLLGLTHSLGVNVYLTGQLRPSAQEAARSLGLGVAALGHRRTELWGLRQLARELEGDFPGLRTEVYPGTG; encoded by the coding sequence GTGAGCGCCCGCCTCGACGACCTCGCCCGCTGGCTGCACGTCCACTTGGGCGAGCCCCGGCCCCTCTTCCGCCCCGGCCCCCCCGAGGTGGCGGCCCTCGGGCTCGCGCTCGAACCCGCCGACCTGCCGCAGCGGCCCGACGTGGACGCCCTCTTCCTCCACCGGGCGCTGCGGCTGGGCGAGGCGTTCCCAACCCTGGGCGTCCTGAACGCGCACGACGGCTTCGACCTGCAACTCACGACCGGGCCCAATCTGCGCCTCGTCGGGCGGCTGGGGTGGCGGGAGGTGCGGCCCCTCTTCTGGCAGGGGCGCCCGGTGGGGCTGACGGCCACACCGCCGGAACAGGAGTGGCGGGCCTTTCACCGGGCGCTGACGGAGGAGATGCGGGGAGAGGACCGCTCGTGGGCGCCCGTGGACACCTCCTTCGTGCGGGTCGCCCTGATGAACGCGATGAACCCTGACCTCCTGGGCCTGACGCATTCCCTGGGGGTGAACGTCTACCTGACGGGCCAGTTGCGGCCCTCGGCGCAGGAGGCGGCCCGGTCGCTGGGGCTCGGCGTGGCCGCCCTCGGGCACCGCCGCACCGAGTTGTGGGGGCTGCGGCAACTGGCGCGCGAGCTGGAGGGGGACTTCCCCGGTCTGCGGACCGAGGTCTACCCGGGGACGGGGTGA
- the cax gene encoding calcium/proton exchanger: MWMNLLLVFIPVSLLLEYVLRAPPLWVFLTATVAVIPLADGLRQATEQVAARAGQTVGGLLNVTFGNLAELIIAVFVLLAGNITVVKAQITGSIIGNALLGLGLAILIGSFGRVRQKFSGEHAGQLNSMLFLLLIALMLPALFDLTEQLPNFAAGSETLRANLDEYLSLGVAVVLIVVYLLNLVYTLVTHKDVFALEEEPHHGPLWPVWRAAAVMVGATALIALESEMLSGALEATSSVLGLSPFFLGIIVLAVVGNFAEYIAGSYFARQGRIGLAINIAVGATIQVALFTAPLLVLISYFIGRPMNLVFSSPLELVALAAVAFTVSTVTRDGEATWFEGVLLLAVYLLLALAFFFVTPRGEGEARRLAPVAFQAVQQDAALPILRVS; the protein is encoded by the coding sequence ATGTGGATGAACTTGCTGCTGGTCTTCATTCCGGTCAGCCTGCTGCTGGAGTACGTGTTGCGGGCGCCGCCCCTGTGGGTCTTTCTCACCGCCACGGTCGCCGTCATTCCCCTCGCCGACGGACTGCGGCAGGCCACCGAGCAGGTCGCGGCGCGGGCGGGGCAGACGGTGGGCGGGCTGCTGAACGTCACCTTCGGGAACCTGGCGGAGCTGATCATCGCCGTCTTCGTGCTGCTGGCGGGCAACATCACCGTCGTGAAGGCGCAGATCACCGGGAGCATCATCGGCAACGCCCTGCTGGGGCTGGGGCTCGCCATCCTGATCGGCAGCTTCGGGCGGGTGCGGCAGAAGTTCAGCGGGGAGCACGCCGGTCAGCTCAACTCCATGCTCTTCCTGCTCCTCATCGCGCTGATGCTCCCGGCCCTCTTCGACCTCACCGAGCAACTGCCCAACTTCGCGGCGGGAAGCGAGACCCTGCGCGCCAACCTCGACGAGTATCTCAGCCTGGGCGTGGCCGTCGTCCTCATCGTGGTGTACCTGCTCAACCTCGTGTACACGCTGGTCACGCACAAGGACGTGTTCGCGCTGGAGGAGGAGCCCCACCACGGCCCCCTCTGGCCGGTGTGGCGGGCGGCTGCGGTGATGGTGGGGGCCACCGCCCTGATCGCGCTGGAGTCCGAGATGCTCTCGGGGGCGCTGGAGGCCACGAGCAGCGTCCTGGGCCTGAGCCCCTTCTTCCTGGGGATCATCGTGCTCGCGGTGGTGGGCAATTTCGCGGAATACATCGCGGGGAGCTACTTCGCCCGGCAGGGGCGCATCGGGCTCGCCATCAACATCGCGGTGGGGGCGACGATCCAGGTGGCCCTCTTCACGGCGCCGCTGCTCGTGCTGATCTCGTACTTCATCGGCAGGCCCATGAACCTCGTCTTCTCCAGCCCGCTCGAACTCGTCGCGCTCGCGGCGGTGGCCTTCACCGTCTCCACCGTCACCCGCGACGGCGAGGCGACGTGGTTCGAGGGCGTGCTGCTGCTCGCCGTGTACCTCCTGCTCGCGCTCGCCTTCTTCTTCGTGACCCCGCGCGGGGAGGGGGAGGCCCGGCGCCTTGCCCCGGTGGCCTTCCAGGCTGTGCAGCAGGACGCGGCCCTCCCTATACTGAGAGTGTCATGA
- a CDS encoding DinB family protein, which produces MTHPQAAEQVTMLRALGTSPEEVRHRLERELDAFEAAVEGARGRWHELLPGRTWTAAQEAEHVILVNEGTARIVALLTSDRPLRPVPAVPGELVDGRRQAPANLRPGPGQEWEALAERHAASRAALLQSAGQATENPERRFFHPFLGELTALDWVRMVVLHIHHHRKQLQAGAG; this is translated from the coding sequence ATGACCCATCCCCAAGCTGCGGAACAGGTGACGATGCTGCGCGCCCTCGGCACGTCGCCCGAGGAGGTCCGGCACCGGCTGGAACGCGAACTCGACGCCTTCGAGGCCGCCGTGGAGGGGGCCCGGGGGCGCTGGCACGAGCTGCTGCCGGGCCGCACCTGGACCGCCGCCCAGGAGGCCGAGCACGTCATCCTGGTGAACGAGGGCACCGCCCGCATCGTGGCCCTGCTGACTTCCGACCGACCGCTGCGCCCGGTGCCCGCCGTGCCGGGCGAACTGGTGGACGGCAGACGGCAGGCGCCTGCCAACCTACGACCGGGACCGGGGCAGGAGTGGGAGGCCCTCGCCGAGCGGCACGCGGCCTCCCGCGCGGCCCTGCTCCAAAGTGCCGGGCAGGCCACCGAGAACCCTGAGCGGCGCTTCTTCCACCCCTTCCTGGGCGAACTCACTGCGCTCGACTGGGTGCGGATGGTGGTCCTCCACATCCACCACCACCGCAAGCAGCTCCAGGCGGGGGCGGGCTGA
- a CDS encoding right-handed parallel beta-helix repeat-containing protein has protein sequence MPIPVKRLALLALTLLVACGGSGPSGGGTDPPPTPADPGTGGGGGGGGGGGGGGGGGGPTGPCAATLSGAVDITIPTRLANGAAACDYLIDGVLDVTSVLTIDPGTVVRFGQDASLYISSGGVLEAVGTPQARIRLEGRNKTKGYWNGISFNGARPSRIEYTDIESAGQTGYLKNGAAVSGVDGTLSFKNNTVSGSYTDGLVISGVNRLLINGFANNVFYDNVGFGLRVSTQQATVLDAASDYLGRSRGLPNGVPYVKLDWDDTYDDTTLHRLNIPYYVSIAVYYKGGVLTVEPGAEVVMAQGAAFNLHGGALRAVGTPQAPIVFRGERAERGSWDGLDFFYSRSDQNVMRYVRVLSGGGGKGANVYVGNGSSLRISDSHLAGSSGWGVCLDSIDFGDAGATVNIGPGMTYENNAAGNVNLECE, from the coding sequence ATGCCGATACCCGTCAAACGTCTCGCCCTGCTCGCGCTCACCCTGCTCGTCGCCTGCGGCGGATCAGGCCCCTCCGGCGGCGGCACCGACCCGCCCCCCACCCCGGCCGACCCGGGCACCGGGGGTGGTGGAGGCGGTGGGGGCGGAGGTGGCGGAGGTGGCGGTGGCGGCGGCCCCACCGGACCGTGTGCGGCCACACTCTCGGGAGCGGTCGACATCACGATTCCCACCCGGCTGGCGAACGGCGCGGCGGCGTGCGACTACCTGATCGACGGCGTGCTGGACGTGACCTCGGTGCTGACCATCGACCCGGGGACCGTGGTCCGGTTCGGTCAGGACGCCTCGCTGTACATCTCGTCGGGGGGGGTGCTGGAGGCCGTCGGGACACCTCAGGCCCGCATCCGGCTGGAGGGCCGGAACAAGACCAAGGGGTATTGGAACGGCATTTCCTTCAACGGCGCGCGCCCCAGCCGCATCGAGTACACCGACATCGAGAGCGCCGGGCAGACCGGCTATCTCAAGAACGGCGCGGCGGTGAGCGGCGTGGACGGCACGCTGAGCTTCAAGAACAACACCGTCTCCGGGAGCTACACCGACGGCCTCGTGATCAGCGGCGTGAACCGCCTGCTGATCAACGGCTTTGCGAACAACGTCTTTTACGACAACGTGGGCTTCGGCCTGCGGGTGAGCACCCAGCAGGCCACCGTCCTCGACGCGGCGAGCGACTACCTGGGCCGCAGCAGGGGGCTCCCCAACGGTGTCCCCTACGTGAAGCTCGACTGGGACGACACGTACGACGATACGACCCTGCACCGCCTCAACATTCCCTACTACGTCAGCATCGCCGTGTACTACAAGGGCGGCGTGCTGACCGTCGAGCCCGGCGCCGAGGTCGTGATGGCCCAGGGCGCGGCCTTCAACCTGCACGGCGGGGCGCTGCGGGCGGTGGGCACGCCCCAGGCTCCCATCGTCTTTCGCGGCGAGCGTGCGGAGCGGGGGTCCTGGGACGGCCTCGACTTCTTCTACTCGCGCTCGGACCAGAACGTGATGAGGTACGTCCGGGTACTGTCGGGCGGCGGCGGCAAGGGGGCCAACGTCTACGTCGGCAACGGCTCCTCGCTGCGCATCTCCGACAGCCACCTCGCCGGGAGCAGCGGCTGGGGTGTGTGCCTTGACAGCATCGACTTCGGTGACGCGGGTGCCACCGTGAACATCGGCCCCGGCATGACCTATGAGAACAACGCGGCGGGCAACGTGAACCTGGAGTGCGAGTGA